A section of the Streptomyces xinghaiensis S187 genome encodes:
- a CDS encoding helix-turn-helix domain-containing protein, which produces MVRRILLGSQLRRLRESRGVTREAAGYSIRASESKISRMELGRVSFKARDVEDLLTLYGVTDPAERDALLGLAREANVAGWWHSFGDVLPGWFQTYVGLEGAASGILGYEVQFVPGLLQTEAYAHAVVTRGQPDAPPSEIDRRVALRLERQKLLVAERGPEFHLILDEAALHRPYGDREVMRGQLRHLTEMSEHARVTLQIMPFSFGGHAGESGAFTLLRFPESDLSDIVYLEQLTSALYLDKPEDVRQYRRVLDRLRADSPDPAASRELIGKILRDY; this is translated from the coding sequence ATGGTGCGCCGCATCCTCCTCGGCTCGCAGCTCAGACGGCTCCGCGAATCCAGGGGCGTCACCCGCGAGGCCGCGGGCTACTCGATCCGCGCCTCCGAGTCCAAGATCAGCCGGATGGAGCTGGGCCGGGTGAGCTTCAAGGCCCGGGACGTCGAGGACCTGCTCACGCTCTACGGAGTCACCGACCCGGCCGAGCGCGACGCCCTCCTGGGCCTGGCCCGGGAGGCCAATGTCGCCGGCTGGTGGCACAGCTTCGGCGATGTGCTGCCGGGCTGGTTCCAGACCTACGTCGGCCTGGAGGGCGCGGCCTCCGGCATCCTCGGCTACGAGGTGCAGTTCGTGCCCGGTCTGCTGCAGACCGAGGCCTACGCCCACGCCGTCGTCACCCGCGGCCAGCCCGACGCGCCGCCGTCGGAGATCGACCGGCGCGTCGCCCTGCGCCTGGAGCGGCAGAAGCTGCTCGTCGCCGAGCGCGGACCGGAGTTCCATCTCATCCTGGACGAGGCGGCGCTGCACCGGCCCTACGGCGACCGGGAGGTGATGCGCGGCCAGCTCCGCCATCTCACCGAGATGTCCGAGCACGCGCGGGTGACGCTCCAGATCATGCCGTTCTCCTTCGGCGGCCACGCCGGCGAGAGCGGGGCCTTCACCCTGCTGCGGTTCCCGGAGTCCGATCTCTCGGACATCGTCTATCTGGAGCAGCTCACCAGCGCGCTCTACCTCGACAAGCCCGAGGACGTCCGGCAGTACCGGCGCGTGCTGGACCGCTTGCGCGCGGACAGCCCCGACCCGGCCGCGAGCCGCGAACTCATCGGTAAAATCCTCCGGGACTACTGA
- a CDS encoding ATP-binding protein produces the protein MGTKGSTMLEPLRRELPPIGYEAVSSSATCSLAPHYESVGGARRFTRSALSEWDLDDHFDTVALVVSELVTNALRHALPDALSAAARQDPAAGTRTAEPAVRLHLMRWSTHLVCAVRDPSRDSPVTGRHLPEDPERAGESGRGLHLVEAFSDNWGWHPLAGTLRGKVVWALFRLPALRVRQGPVVT, from the coding sequence ATGGGGACCAAAGGATCGACCATGCTCGAGCCGTTAAGGCGGGAGCTTCCGCCCATCGGCTATGAGGCGGTCTCCAGCAGCGCCACCTGCTCGCTCGCGCCGCACTACGAATCGGTGGGGGGCGCACGCCGGTTCACCCGGTCCGCGCTCTCGGAGTGGGATCTCGACGACCACTTCGACACGGTCGCGCTGGTGGTCTCGGAACTGGTCACCAACGCGCTGCGGCACGCGCTGCCGGACGCCCTGTCCGCCGCCGCCCGCCAGGACCCGGCCGCGGGGACGCGCACGGCGGAACCGGCCGTGCGGCTGCATCTGATGCGCTGGAGCACTCATCTGGTCTGCGCCGTACGGGACCCCAGCCGGGACAGCCCGGTCACGGGGAGACATCTGCCGGAGGACCCCGAGCGCGCCGGGGAGTCCGGCCGCGGACTCCATCTCGTCGAGGCCTTCAGCGACAACTGGGGCTGGCATCCGCTCGCGGGGACGCTGCGCGGGAAGGTCGTCTGGGCACTGTTCCGGCTGCCGGCGCTCCGGGTGCGCCAGGGGCCTGTCGTCACATGA
- a CDS encoding ATP-dependent Clp protease ATP-binding subunit, which produces MVLVTTSPFGSGDPFSDLFNRFFGMSPGASPPAVQRVPIGRLLSDSSHELLAAAGGRAAEDGADLDTVHLLWAATQVPTARQVLEQAGADPDQLAADLQENLPTGTGGPGLTPAAKRALLAAHAHSQATGASYIGPEHILTALLDDSDLARTLESEGVSPGALSGGGAGRKAPSGGHSDTPTLDEYGRDLTDEARSGRLDPVIGRAEEIEQTVEVLSRRTKNNPVLTGDPGVGKTAIVEGLAQRIVAGEVPKALRDRRVVSLDMAGLVAGSKYRGEFEERLKKVIDEVTESESGIVLFIDELHTVVGAGGGAEGAMDAGNILKPALARGDLSVVGATTIDEYRRYIEKDAALERRFQPVMVREPTVEETVEILHGLRDSYEAHHQVRYTDESLDAAAALSDRYITDRFLPDKAIDLMDQAGARVGLRGLGAPAGTASLEDRLTKLRREKDEAVSTEDYERAAQLKGQIRQTERELAGAGGEREEAGSVTPEDIADVLSARTGIPVSQLTETERERLTKLEEALHERVVGQDEAVTAVSQAVRRGRAGMGDPDRPTGSFLFLGPTGVGKTELAKALAELLFGDTDRMIRFDMSEFQEKHTVSRLVGSPPGYVGYEEAGQLTEAVRRKPYSVMLFDEVEKAHPDVFNLLLQVLDDGRLTDAQGRTIDFRHTVVIMTSNIASQRILDHRGEVDDIRDDLMAELQGHFRPEFLNRIDEIIVFHALTRADLVRIVDLLLERSRRRLHAQQINLEVTETAKEWLANRGYQPEFGARPLRRTIQTELDNRLSNMLLSGSLNPDDTVVADVKDGELALALGPAADSGGAEAPEPNAASPAE; this is translated from the coding sequence ATGGTTCTTGTGACAACTTCGCCCTTCGGGTCCGGCGACCCGTTCTCCGATCTCTTCAACCGTTTCTTCGGCATGAGTCCGGGAGCCTCGCCGCCGGCCGTACAGCGCGTGCCCATCGGGCGACTGCTCAGCGATTCCTCTCACGAGCTGCTGGCGGCGGCAGGCGGCCGGGCGGCCGAGGACGGGGCCGATCTCGACACTGTGCACCTGCTGTGGGCCGCCACGCAGGTGCCGACCGCCCGGCAGGTGCTGGAGCAGGCAGGCGCTGATCCGGACCAGCTGGCTGCGGACCTGCAGGAGAACCTTCCCACCGGAACCGGCGGCCCCGGGCTCACGCCGGCGGCGAAGCGCGCCCTGCTTGCCGCCCACGCCCACTCCCAGGCGACCGGTGCCTCGTACATCGGTCCGGAGCACATCCTCACCGCGTTGCTGGACGATTCGGACCTCGCCCGCACGCTGGAATCCGAGGGGGTCTCCCCCGGCGCGCTGAGCGGCGGCGGAGCCGGCCGGAAGGCGCCGTCGGGCGGGCACAGCGACACCCCCACCTTGGACGAATACGGGCGCGACCTCACCGACGAGGCCCGCAGCGGACGCCTCGACCCGGTGATCGGCCGGGCCGAGGAGATCGAGCAGACCGTGGAGGTCCTTTCCCGGCGCACCAAGAACAACCCCGTGCTCACCGGGGATCCCGGCGTCGGCAAGACCGCCATCGTCGAAGGGCTGGCGCAGCGGATCGTCGCCGGAGAGGTCCCGAAGGCTCTGCGCGACCGCCGCGTCGTGAGCCTCGACATGGCCGGCCTGGTCGCCGGGTCCAAGTACCGGGGAGAGTTCGAGGAGCGGCTGAAGAAGGTGATCGACGAGGTCACGGAGTCCGAGAGCGGCATCGTCCTGTTCATCGACGAGCTGCACACGGTCGTCGGCGCCGGCGGAGGCGCCGAAGGCGCCATGGACGCCGGAAACATCCTCAAGCCCGCGCTCGCCCGGGGCGACCTCAGCGTCGTCGGCGCCACCACCATCGACGAGTACCGCAGGTACATCGAGAAGGACGCCGCCCTCGAACGCCGCTTCCAGCCGGTCATGGTGCGCGAGCCCACCGTCGAGGAGACGGTCGAGATCCTGCACGGGCTCCGCGACTCCTACGAGGCCCACCACCAGGTCCGTTACACGGACGAGTCCCTGGACGCCGCGGCCGCCCTGTCCGATCGCTACATCACCGACCGCTTCCTGCCGGACAAGGCGATCGACCTCATGGACCAGGCAGGAGCCCGGGTGGGACTGCGCGGCCTCGGCGCCCCGGCCGGGACGGCGAGCCTGGAAGACCGCCTCACCAAGCTCCGCAGGGAGAAGGACGAGGCCGTCAGCACCGAGGACTACGAACGCGCAGCACAGCTCAAGGGGCAGATCCGGCAGACGGAGCGGGAACTCGCCGGCGCCGGCGGGGAGCGGGAAGAGGCCGGCAGCGTGACTCCCGAGGACATCGCCGATGTGCTCTCCGCGCGCACCGGCATCCCCGTCTCCCAGCTCACCGAGACCGAGCGCGAGCGGCTCACGAAGCTCGAAGAGGCCCTGCACGAGCGCGTGGTCGGCCAGGACGAGGCAGTCACTGCCGTCTCCCAGGCCGTGCGCCGCGGGCGGGCGGGCATGGGAGACCCCGACCGGCCAACCGGCAGCTTCCTCTTCCTCGGACCCACGGGTGTCGGCAAGACGGAGCTGGCCAAGGCACTTGCGGAACTGCTCTTCGGAGACACCGACCGGATGATCCGCTTCGACATGAGCGAGTTCCAGGAGAAGCACACCGTCTCCCGGCTCGTCGGCTCCCCGCCCGGATACGTCGGTTACGAGGAGGCCGGGCAGCTCACCGAGGCGGTGCGCCGCAAGCCGTACAGCGTCATGCTGTTCGACGAGGTCGAGAAGGCCCACCCGGACGTCTTCAACCTGCTGCTGCAGGTGCTGGACGACGGACGGCTCACGGACGCCCAGGGACGCACGATCGACTTCCGGCACACCGTGGTCATCATGACCAGCAACATCGCCTCCCAGCGCATCCTGGACCACCGGGGGGAGGTCGACGACATCAGGGATGACCTGATGGCCGAACTCCAGGGGCATTTCCGGCCCGAGTTCCTCAACCGCATCGACGAGATCATCGTCTTCCACGCCCTGACCCGGGCGGACCTGGTGCGCATTGTCGACCTTCTGCTGGAACGCAGCAGGCGCAGGCTCCACGCCCAGCAGATCAACCTCGAGGTCACCGAGACCGCCAAGGAGTGGCTGGCCAATCGTGGCTACCAGCCGGAGTTCGGGGCCCGGCCGCTGCGCCGTACCATCCAGACGGAGCTCGACAACCGCCTTTCGAACATGCTGCTCAGCGGCTCGCTCAATCCGGACGACACCGTCGTCGCCGATGTCAAGGACGGCGAGCTGGCACTGGCCCTCGGTCCGGCGGCCGACTCGGGCGGTGCGGAAGCGCCGGAGCCGAACGCAGCAAGTCCGGCCGAGTAG
- a CDS encoding DUF397 domain-containing protein, translating into MHHAYNGMAATELREAVWQKSRHSNSQGACVEFAKLPGGDVAVRNSRHPDGPALIYTPAEVEAMLLGIKDGEFDHLIRD; encoded by the coding sequence GTGCATCACGCGTACAACGGTATGGCCGCCACGGAACTGAGGGAGGCCGTGTGGCAGAAGAGCCGGCACAGCAATTCACAGGGTGCTTGTGTGGAGTTCGCCAAGCTGCCCGGAGGTGACGTCGCGGTGCGCAACTCGCGCCACCCCGACGGGCCCGCGCTGATCTACACGCCGGCCGAGGTCGAGGCGATGCTGCTGGGCATCAAGGACGGGGAGTTCGATCACCTGATCAGGGACTGA
- a CDS encoding ATP-dependent DNA ligase yields the protein MLLAELAETSRDVAATSARSEKTRLLARLFRDAEPAEAPLIITYLAGRLPQRRIGVGWSVLKEHRPPAPEPRLSVLEVDAALGTIAAVSGTGALAERKRLVGALLEAATEEEQRFLLGLLSGEPRRGALDALAVEGLAAATGAEPAEVRRAVMLGGSLGGVAEVLLERGPAALADFRLRVGRPVLPMLAHTAKSVDEALDKLGPCAVEEKLDGIRVQVHRDGDSVRVWTRTLDEITDRLPEVTEAARALAARSAVLDGEVIALREDGRPRPFQEVSGRVGSRADVSAARLSLPLSAVFFDLLSVDGRDLLELPASARHAELARVVPEPLRVRRLEAAAPETEKTRRAVREFAAETLERGHEGVVLKALDSVYNAGRRGSSWLKVKPVHTLDLVVLAAEWGHGRRSGKLSNLHLGARRPDGSFAMLGKTFKGLTDRLLTWQTERLLDLATAREPWGVVVRPELVVEIAFDGVQRSSRYPEGITLRFARVLRYREDKQASEADTVDAVRALYAGGGRKGRAGPESGRRGGAE from the coding sequence ATGCTGCTGGCCGAACTCGCGGAGACGTCCAGAGACGTCGCCGCCACCTCCGCCCGCTCGGAGAAGACGCGTCTGCTCGCCCGGCTGTTCCGGGACGCCGAGCCCGCCGAGGCTCCTCTGATCATCACCTATCTGGCGGGCCGGCTGCCCCAGCGGCGGATCGGGGTCGGCTGGAGCGTCCTCAAGGAGCACCGGCCGCCGGCGCCCGAGCCGCGGCTGTCCGTCCTGGAGGTCGACGCCGCGCTCGGCACCATCGCGGCCGTCTCCGGCACCGGCGCGCTGGCGGAACGGAAACGGCTGGTGGGCGCGCTGCTGGAGGCGGCGACCGAGGAAGAGCAGCGGTTTCTGCTCGGGCTGCTCTCCGGCGAACCGCGGCGGGGCGCGCTGGACGCGCTCGCCGTGGAAGGGCTGGCCGCCGCCACCGGCGCGGAGCCGGCCGAGGTGCGCCGCGCCGTGATGCTGGGCGGTTCGCTCGGTGGAGTCGCCGAGGTGCTGCTGGAGCGGGGGCCGGCCGCGCTCGCCGACTTCCGGCTGCGGGTCGGCCGGCCGGTGCTGCCGATGCTGGCGCACACCGCGAAGAGCGTGGACGAGGCGCTGGACAAGCTGGGCCCGTGCGCGGTGGAGGAGAAGCTCGACGGCATCCGGGTGCAGGTGCACCGGGACGGCGACTCCGTACGGGTCTGGACCCGCACCCTGGACGAGATCACCGACCGGCTGCCGGAGGTGACCGAGGCGGCCCGGGCACTGGCGGCCCGGAGCGCCGTGCTCGACGGTGAGGTGATCGCCCTGCGGGAGGACGGCCGGCCGCGGCCCTTCCAGGAGGTCTCCGGGCGGGTCGGTTCGCGCGCGGACGTCTCCGCCGCCCGGCTGTCGCTGCCGCTCTCCGCCGTCTTCTTCGACCTGTTGTCGGTGGACGGCCGCGACCTGCTCGAACTCCCCGCCTCCGCGCGCCACGCCGAACTGGCCCGGGTGGTGCCGGAGCCCCTGCGCGTACGGCGTCTGGAGGCCGCCGCGCCGGAGACGGAGAAGACCCGGCGTGCGGTACGGGAGTTCGCCGCGGAGACCCTGGAGCGGGGGCACGAGGGGGTCGTGCTGAAGGCGCTGGACTCGGTGTACAACGCGGGGCGGCGCGGTTCCTCCTGGCTGAAGGTCAAGCCGGTGCACACCCTCGACCTGGTGGTGCTCGCCGCGGAGTGGGGCCACGGGCGGCGCAGCGGCAAGCTCTCCAACCTCCATCTCGGCGCGCGGCGGCCCGACGGCTCGTTCGCCATGCTCGGCAAGACGTTCAAGGGGCTCACCGACCGGCTGCTCACCTGGCAGACGGAGCGGCTGCTGGATCTGGCCACCGCCCGGGAACCGTGGGGGGTGGTCGTCCGGCCGGAGCTGGTCGTCGAGATCGCGTTCGACGGGGTGCAGCGCTCGTCCCGCTATCCGGAGGGCATCACCCTGCGCTTCGCGCGGGTGCTCCGCTACCGCGAGGACAAACAGGCGTCCGAGGCCGACACCGTGGACGCCGTACGGGCGCTGTACGCGGGGGGCGGACGGAAGGGCCGGGCGGGCCCGGAAAGCGGGCGCCGCGGCGGCGCGGAGTGA
- a CDS encoding GlsB/YeaQ/YmgE family stress response membrane protein, with the protein MEISGIISAIIIGIIIGVLGRLVIPGRQRIGVLWTILVGIVAALIGTALAGALGVSDTDGPDWIEWLIQIALAAVGVAALDRAKART; encoded by the coding sequence ATGGAGATCTCGGGCATCATCAGTGCGATCATCATCGGCATCATCATCGGTGTGCTGGGCCGGCTGGTCATCCCCGGCCGGCAGCGGATCGGCGTGCTGTGGACGATCCTCGTCGGTATCGTCGCCGCGCTGATCGGTACGGCCCTCGCGGGTGCGCTGGGCGTCTCCGACACGGACGGCCCCGACTGGATCGAGTGGCTGATCCAGATCGCGCTGGCCGCCGTCGGTGTCGCGGCGCTCGACCGCGCCAAGGCACGGACCTGA
- a CDS encoding lysophospholipid acyltransferase family protein, with the protein MNPWAPGSSCTPSGCVAHTAPPVRPAPALRRTAAFTRELAGALRDGDGIARPEVLRGRARALLDALGVRLEIPDGTVLSAPGGRGARGEPAPGTLVVANHVSWLDAVALLAVEPVTLLAKREVGDWPVLGPMVRRAGTRFIDRGSLRGLPGTVEALAGLLRAGRSVAVFPEGITHCSAPGGRFRPAAFQAALDAGAPVRPVTLGYEQAGAPSTVAAFVGEDGFGGSLRRVLTARALTVRVRVHPPLRTAPGADDRRSLAARAQTLVRGTDPAAHPAGPHPSTPRPASPRPAGPPPGRAPAAVPAGRAGRDPVRA; encoded by the coding sequence GTGAACCCCTGGGCCCCCGGCTCGTCCTGCACCCCGTCCGGCTGCGTCGCGCACACCGCTCCGCCCGTGCGCCCGGCGCCCGCCCTCCGCCGCACGGCCGCCTTCACCCGGGAACTGGCCGGAGCGCTGCGCGACGGCGACGGCATCGCCCGGCCCGAGGTGCTGCGCGGCCGGGCCCGCGCCCTGCTCGACGCCCTCGGCGTGCGGCTGGAGATCCCGGACGGCACCGTCCTGAGCGCACCGGGCGGACGCGGCGCACGGGGTGAGCCCGCGCCCGGCACCCTCGTCGTCGCCAACCACGTCTCCTGGCTCGACGCCGTCGCCCTGCTGGCCGTCGAACCGGTGACCCTGCTCGCCAAGCGCGAGGTCGGCGACTGGCCGGTGCTCGGACCGATGGTCCGGCGCGCCGGTACGCGCTTCATCGACCGCGGCAGCCTGCGCGGTCTGCCCGGCACCGTGGAGGCCCTGGCCGGACTGTTGCGCGCCGGGCGGTCCGTGGCCGTCTTCCCCGAGGGGATCACGCACTGCTCCGCACCCGGCGGCCGGTTCCGCCCGGCCGCGTTCCAGGCGGCGCTCGACGCCGGGGCGCCCGTGCGGCCCGTCACCCTCGGCTACGAGCAGGCGGGCGCCCCGAGCACCGTGGCGGCGTTCGTCGGCGAGGACGGTTTCGGCGGCTCGCTGCGCCGGGTGCTGACCGCCCGCGCGCTCACCGTCCGGGTCCGCGTCCACCCGCCGCTGCGGACGGCGCCCGGCGCGGACGACCGGCGCTCCCTGGCCGCACGCGCACAGACGCTCGTACGGGGCACGGACCCGGCCGCGCACCCCGCCGGCCCGCACCCCTCCACCCCCCGACCCGCCAGTCCGCGCCCGGCGGGCCCTCCTCCGGGCCGGGCACCCGCGGCCGTTCCCGCCGGCCGGGCGGGGCGGGATCCGGTCCGGGCCTGA
- a CDS encoding GNAT family N-acetyltransferase, which translates to MLSTSTASAGTSSYTMAIADTDELIHAAQRLRHQVFAEERGARLRPTADGRDTDAFDDVMDHLVVTDTATGEAVGTYRLLPPGRSAHLYSETEFDLRTLPAEVRSSMVEAGRACVHPAHRSGGVINLMWSGLARYVLLSGHRYLAGCASVPLGDGGQAAANAWLLGTTRHAAPPALRVQPLDPWTPPRPVDARPDPLALPPLLRGYLRAGAWMCGPPQHDRVFGDADFFVLLDTERMNDRYRRFFLGDLR; encoded by the coding sequence ATGCTCTCGACATCGACCGCTTCGGCGGGCACGTCCTCGTACACCATGGCGATAGCCGACACCGATGAGCTGATCCACGCCGCGCAGCGACTGCGCCACCAGGTCTTCGCGGAGGAGCGCGGCGCCCGGCTGCGCCCGACGGCCGACGGGCGGGACACCGACGCCTTCGACGACGTGATGGACCACCTCGTCGTCACCGACACGGCGACCGGCGAGGCCGTCGGCACCTACCGGCTGCTGCCCCCGGGCCGCAGCGCGCACCTGTACTCCGAAACCGAGTTCGATCTGCGCACCCTGCCCGCCGAGGTGCGCTCCTCCATGGTCGAGGCCGGCCGGGCCTGCGTGCACCCCGCGCACCGCTCGGGCGGCGTCATCAACCTCATGTGGTCCGGGCTCGCCCGCTACGTCCTGCTGTCCGGGCACCGCTATCTCGCCGGCTGCGCCTCGGTGCCGCTGGGCGACGGCGGGCAGGCGGCGGCGAACGCCTGGCTGCTGGGCACCACCCGGCACGCCGCCCCGCCCGCGCTGCGCGTCCAGCCGCTCGACCCGTGGACCCCGCCCCGCCCGGTGGACGCCCGGCCGGACCCGCTCGCCCTGCCCCCGCTGCTCCGCGGCTATCTGCGGGCCGGTGCCTGGATGTGCGGACCGCCGCAGCACGACCGGGTGTTCGGAGACGCCGACTTCTTCGTCCTGCTCGACACCGAACGGATGAACGACCGCTACCGGCGCTTCTTCCTGGGCGACCTCCGGTGA
- a CDS encoding LacI family DNA-binding transcriptional regulator, which produces MAGAEREPTGRELTGTGAVGLVLARPARLLGVEPFFMEFIAGIEESLAERGMSLLLHVVPAQDAELAAYRRWAERRLVDAVAVVNLTAGDRRPARLRELGLPAVLVGTWEEDPAAPAVRTDDAGPVREALARLLDLGHRRIARVSGPAELLHTRARTAALEDGCRAAGLEPPVIVEGDYSAEAGERLTARLLGADAPPTAILYDNDVMAVAGLAAAKELGFAVPERLSLIAWDDSTLCRLASPPLTTMSLDVHQYGVLVARSVLELVDGRPVAERSLPTARYVERGSTAPCAAGAEGTARAAGAVEAAGTTGA; this is translated from the coding sequence GTGGCCGGAGCGGAGCGTGAGCCGACGGGGCGTGAGCTGACGGGAACGGGTGCGGTCGGGCTGGTGCTCGCCCGGCCCGCCCGGCTGCTCGGCGTCGAACCCTTCTTCATGGAGTTCATCGCGGGCATCGAGGAGAGCCTGGCGGAACGCGGCATGTCCCTGCTCCTCCACGTCGTCCCCGCCCAGGACGCCGAGCTGGCCGCCTACCGGCGGTGGGCCGAACGGCGGCTGGTGGACGCCGTCGCGGTCGTCAACCTCACCGCCGGCGACCGGCGGCCCGCCCGCCTGCGCGAACTCGGCCTGCCCGCCGTGCTCGTCGGCACCTGGGAGGAGGACCCGGCGGCGCCCGCCGTCCGCACCGACGACGCCGGGCCGGTACGGGAGGCGCTGGCGCGGCTGCTGGACCTGGGCCACCGGCGCATCGCACGGGTGAGCGGCCCGGCGGAGCTGCTGCACACCCGGGCGCGGACCGCCGCCCTGGAGGACGGCTGCCGCGCGGCCGGCCTGGAGCCCCCGGTCATCGTCGAGGGCGACTACTCCGCCGAGGCGGGGGAGCGGCTGACCGCCCGGCTGCTGGGCGCGGACGCGCCGCCCACCGCGATCCTCTACGACAACGACGTGATGGCGGTCGCCGGGCTGGCCGCGGCCAAGGAGCTCGGCTTCGCCGTACCGGAGCGGCTCTCCCTGATCGCCTGGGACGACTCCACCCTGTGCCGGCTGGCCTCCCCGCCGCTCACCACCATGAGCCTGGACGTGCACCAGTACGGCGTCCTGGTGGCCCGCTCCGTGCTCGAACTCGTGGACGGGCGCCCGGTCGCCGAGCGCTCGCTGCCCACCGCCCGCTATGTGGAGCGCGGCAGCACCGCTCCCTGCGCGGCCGGCGCCGAGGGCACCGCCCGTGCCGCCGGAGCGGTCGAAGCCGCCGGTACCACCGGCGCCTGA